Proteins found in one Nocardia brasiliensis ATCC 700358 genomic segment:
- a CDS encoding MFS transporter, with translation MTATLQKTPTRTESALVEQRRRALTEGRLLVLAAIVMSALVLRVAVTAFSPLAERIGADVGYGTAVVGVFGMIPTAMFALSGLLTPVLVHRIGLERTALTAMLMAGTGMLVRVLLSGTAELLVFSALALAGMGIGNVVIPPLVKRYFSDRLAVVSSLYIMMVQIGTVVPAFVAVPVADAFGWRISLGLWAALGFAAALPWIGVLRDRRGRDVADTTALPAEAPRTGRVWRSPLAWGMAGMFGMTSLITYAMFTWLPKILTDAGASASFAGSMLGVFGLVGLFAALTAPTVVARFRNPFLVVVACGAFFLASFVGLLVAPMSVPILWVVLLGLGPSTFPMALTLINMRTNTPGGSSALSGFTQGVGYAVACVGPVLFGVLHSATDGWLAPFALLTVAVLVLLAGAWQACKPRMLEDTWN, from the coding sequence GTGACTGCAACCCTCCAGAAAACTCCGACCCGAACCGAATCCGCGCTGGTCGAGCAGCGTCGGCGGGCCCTGACGGAGGGGCGTCTGCTCGTTTTGGCCGCCATCGTGATGTCGGCACTCGTGCTGCGTGTCGCGGTGACGGCGTTCAGCCCCCTGGCCGAGCGGATCGGCGCCGACGTGGGTTACGGCACCGCCGTGGTCGGCGTTTTCGGCATGATCCCGACCGCGATGTTCGCGCTGTCGGGTTTGCTGACCCCCGTGCTGGTGCACCGGATCGGCCTGGAACGGACCGCGCTGACCGCCATGCTGATGGCGGGCACCGGCATGCTGGTCCGGGTTCTGCTCTCCGGCACCGCCGAACTGCTGGTGTTCTCCGCGCTGGCCCTGGCCGGTATGGGTATCGGCAACGTGGTGATCCCGCCGCTGGTGAAGCGGTACTTCTCGGATCGGCTCGCGGTGGTCAGCTCGCTGTACATCATGATGGTGCAGATCGGCACCGTGGTGCCGGCGTTCGTCGCGGTCCCGGTCGCCGACGCGTTCGGCTGGCGGATCTCGCTCGGCCTGTGGGCCGCCCTCGGTTTCGCCGCGGCGCTGCCCTGGATCGGCGTGCTGCGTGACCGTCGCGGCCGTGACGTCGCGGACACCACCGCGCTGCCCGCCGAGGCGCCGCGCACCGGGCGGGTCTGGCGGTCTCCGCTGGCCTGGGGCATGGCCGGCATGTTCGGCATGACCTCGCTGATCACCTACGCGATGTTCACCTGGCTGCCCAAGATCCTCACCGATGCCGGCGCCAGCGCCAGTTTCGCGGGCAGCATGCTGGGTGTGTTCGGTCTGGTCGGGCTGTTCGCCGCGCTCACCGCGCCGACCGTGGTCGCGCGCTTCCGCAACCCTTTCCTAGTCGTGGTGGCGTGCGGCGCGTTCTTCCTGGCCTCGTTCGTCGGGCTGCTCGTCGCGCCGATGAGCGTGCCGATCCTGTGGGTGGTGCTGCTCGGGCTCGGCCCGAGCACCTTCCCGATGGCGCTGACCCTGATCAACATGCGCACCAACACCCCGGGTGGCTCGTCGGCGCTGTCCGGCTTCACCCAGGGCGTCGGTTACGCGGTGGCCTGCGTCGGCCCCGTGCTGTTCGGCGTGCTGCACTCGGCCACCGACGGCTGGCTCGCGCCCTTCGCGCTGCTCACCGTCGCCGTGCTGGTCCTGCTGGCCGGTGCGTGGCAGGCCTGCAAGCCGCGCATGCTCGAGGACACCTGGAACTAG
- a CDS encoding FadR/GntR family transcriptional regulator — protein MQPVRRTSLIAQVTEQLRAEIRSSRWPIGSRIPTEPELTELTGTGRNTVREAVQALVHAGMLERRQGSGTYVIASSDLGGTLGKYFADAEERDVLELRLALDTTAAALAARRRDDSDIANLLQLLAERDKAWHDDSPAAIESDVELHRAIVVASHNAVYLEFYDSLLPIIEQVIRARTLKSDDSYPEEHAELVHAVIDGDPERASSAASCFLNSLIAEYPDAIDNSDIARGEHAG, from the coding sequence GTGCAACCAGTCCGGCGCACCAGCCTCATTGCCCAGGTCACCGAGCAGCTGCGTGCCGAAATCCGTTCCAGCCGTTGGCCGATCGGCTCACGCATCCCCACCGAACCGGAGCTCACCGAGCTCACCGGGACGGGTCGAAACACCGTGCGCGAGGCCGTTCAAGCCCTCGTCCACGCGGGGATGCTCGAGCGACGCCAAGGTTCGGGAACCTATGTGATCGCATCCTCCGACCTCGGCGGCACTTTAGGCAAGTACTTTGCCGACGCCGAGGAGCGCGATGTGCTCGAGCTCCGCCTGGCGCTCGACACCACCGCCGCCGCGCTGGCCGCTCGCCGCCGCGACGACAGTGACATCGCCAACCTCCTGCAGTTGCTCGCCGAACGCGACAAGGCCTGGCACGACGACAGCCCGGCCGCGATCGAGTCCGACGTGGAACTGCACCGCGCGATCGTCGTGGCCAGCCATAACGCGGTGTACCTGGAGTTCTACGACTCGCTGCTCCCGATCATCGAACAGGTGATCCGAGCACGGACGTTGAAATCCGACGACTCCTACCCCGAAGAGCACGCCGAATTGGTGCACGCGGTGATCGACGGCGATCCCGAACGCGCCTCCTCGGCCGCGAGTTGCTTTCTCAACTCGCTGATCGCGGAGTACCCGGACGCCATCGACAACTCCGATATCGCGCGCGGCGAACACGCCGGATAA
- a CDS encoding MFS transporter, which yields MTATAAATGTESDTFQHQTRGRWLPAWEPDNQKFWESGGARTARKNLIFSVFAENLGFSVWVIWGTVVTSMGAAGFGFLAGLGKGDPIAVSNALLLSSTPTLVGAALRIPYTFAIPKFGGRAFTAFSAAMLLVPTLGLAYFVNQPGTPMWVFMILAALAGVGGGNFSSSMSNINFFFPEGKKGAALGINAAGGNLGVAQTQLILPLIITLGTHLTAKDPAGYRFGITLSILVWVPFILAAAFGALRYMDSIATAKSDGKSYRLALTNRHTWVMAVLYIGTFGSFIGFSFAFPTLIKANFPELAKIGWISTIGNLAFLGAFVGSFSRPFGGWVADKVGGAKITLFVFGGMAVSVVFIMAALELKSFPLYLISFLVLFVMTGIGNGSTYRMIPTIFSAISKKYAAEHGLDLNESAASARRQAGAAIGVIGAVGASGGWLLQQALRLSNTHYHTMAPAFWAYAVAFLVMGALTWWFYLRSSFAVGRMPSLAYAKV from the coding sequence ATGACTGCGACCGCAGCCGCCACCGGCACCGAATCCGACACCTTCCAGCATCAGACCAGGGGCCGCTGGCTACCTGCCTGGGAGCCGGACAACCAGAAGTTCTGGGAGTCGGGCGGCGCGCGCACCGCGCGTAAGAACCTGATCTTCTCGGTGTTCGCCGAGAACCTCGGCTTCAGCGTCTGGGTCATCTGGGGCACGGTGGTGACCAGCATGGGCGCGGCCGGCTTCGGCTTCCTCGCCGGACTCGGTAAGGGCGATCCCATTGCGGTGAGCAACGCGCTGCTGCTGTCCTCGACCCCGACGCTGGTCGGCGCGGCCCTGCGCATTCCGTACACCTTCGCGATCCCGAAGTTCGGCGGGCGCGCGTTCACCGCGTTCAGCGCGGCGATGCTGCTCGTGCCGACGCTCGGCCTGGCCTACTTCGTCAACCAACCGGGCACGCCGATGTGGGTCTTCATGATCCTGGCCGCGCTGGCGGGTGTGGGCGGCGGCAACTTCTCCTCGTCGATGTCGAACATCAACTTCTTCTTCCCCGAGGGCAAGAAGGGCGCGGCGCTCGGCATCAACGCGGCGGGCGGCAATCTCGGCGTGGCGCAGACCCAGCTGATCCTGCCGCTGATCATCACCCTCGGCACGCACCTCACCGCGAAGGACCCGGCCGGCTACCGGTTCGGCATCACCCTGTCCATCCTGGTGTGGGTGCCGTTCATCCTGGCGGCGGCCTTCGGCGCGCTGCGCTACATGGACAGCATCGCCACCGCCAAGTCCGACGGTAAGTCCTATCGGCTCGCCCTGACCAACCGGCACACCTGGGTGATGGCGGTGCTCTACATCGGCACGTTCGGCTCGTTCATCGGGTTCTCCTTCGCGTTCCCGACGCTGATCAAAGCCAACTTCCCTGAGCTGGCCAAGATCGGCTGGATCAGCACCATCGGCAACCTGGCCTTCCTGGGCGCGTTCGTCGGCTCGTTCAGCCGTCCGTTCGGCGGCTGGGTCGCGGACAAGGTCGGCGGCGCGAAGATCACGCTGTTCGTGTTCGGCGGCATGGCCGTCTCGGTCGTCTTCATCATGGCCGCACTGGAGCTGAAAAGCTTTCCGCTGTATTTGATCTCGTTCTTGGTGCTGTTCGTGATGACCGGCATCGGCAACGGCTCGACGTACCGGATGATCCCGACCATCTTCAGCGCGATCTCCAAGAAGTACGCCGCCGAGCACGGACTCGACCTCAACGAGTCGGCCGCCTCGGCCCGGCGCCAGGCGGGCGCGGCGATCGGGGTGATCGGCGCGGTCGGCGCCTCGGGCGGCTGGTTGCTGCAGCAGGCGCTGCGGCTGTCCAACACCCACTACCACACCATGGCGCCCGCGTTCTGGGCCTACGCGGTGGCGTTCCTGGTGATGGGCGCGCTCACCTGGTGGTTCTATCTGCGGTCCTCGTTCGCGGTCGGGCGGATGCCGTCGCTGGCCTACGCGAAGGTGTAA
- a CDS encoding TIGR02569 family protein, translating into MTSVEPPEHVRATFGLREVTPVAVGDWEGGWRYGDVVLSPVADHARAAWSAKVRETLQVDGLRLARPVRATDGRYVVSGWRADTYLEGVPEPRHDEVVSVSLRLHQATAQLERPRFLVQQPVVPWVDVDVFVAADRAAWEAVPLRTLRAGGMLPTQASPDGQRSMELIGQLATLRKPVQTPAQLVHGDLFGTVLFAGVYTPGLTDITPYWRPAPWAAGVIVVDALAWGGADDGLLDRWRDLPEWPQMLLRAVMFRLAVHALHPRSTPEAFPGLARTADMVRLMV; encoded by the coding sequence GTGACTTCTGTGGAACCCCCCGAGCACGTGCGAGCCACGTTCGGTCTGCGTGAAGTGACGCCGGTGGCCGTCGGCGACTGGGAGGGCGGCTGGCGGTACGGGGATGTAGTGCTGAGCCCGGTCGCGGACCACGCGCGGGCCGCGTGGTCGGCGAAGGTGCGCGAGACGTTGCAGGTGGACGGTTTGCGCCTGGCCCGCCCGGTGCGTGCCACCGACGGCCGCTATGTCGTCTCGGGCTGGCGGGCCGATACGTACCTGGAGGGTGTCCCGGAACCGCGGCACGACGAAGTCGTCTCGGTGTCGCTGCGGTTGCATCAGGCCACGGCACAGCTCGAGCGGCCGCGGTTCCTGGTGCAACAGCCGGTGGTGCCGTGGGTGGACGTGGACGTGTTCGTCGCCGCCGACCGGGCCGCCTGGGAAGCGGTGCCGCTGCGCACATTACGCGCGGGCGGCATGTTGCCCACCCAGGCTTCGCCGGACGGTCAGCGCAGCATGGAACTCATCGGTCAGCTGGCCACGCTGCGCAAGCCGGTGCAGACGCCCGCGCAGCTGGTGCACGGTGACCTGTTCGGCACCGTGCTGTTCGCCGGGGTCTACACGCCCGGCCTGACCGATATCACGCCGTACTGGCGGCCCGCGCCGTGGGCGGCCGGGGTGATCGTGGTGGACGCGCTGGCCTGGGGCGGCGCCGACGACGGACTGCTGGACCGCTGGCGGGATCTGCCGGAGTGGCCGCAGATGCTGTTGCGCGCGGTCATGTTCCGGCTCGCGGTGCACGCGCTGCACCCGCGGTCGACGCCGGAGGCGTTCCCCGGTCTGGCGCGCACCGCGGACATGGTCCGCCTGATGGTCTAG
- the moeZ gene encoding adenylyltransferase/sulfurtransferase MoeZ codes for MSSPKSLPPLVEPAAELTKDEVARYSRHLIIPDLGVDGQKRLKNAKVLVIGAGGLGSPALLYLAAAGVGTLGIVEFDEVDASNLQRQIIHGESDIGRPKADSARDSILEINSGIDVRLHKIRLEPDNAIELFAEYDLIVDGTDNFATRYLVNDAAVLAHKPYVWGSIYRFEGQVSVFWEDAPDGRGINYRDLYPEAPPPGMVPSCAEGGVLGVLCASIGSVMVTEAIKLITGIGEPLLGRLMVYDALDMNYRTIKLRRDPERQPITELIDYEAFCGVVSEEGQAAAADSTVTARELKELLDAGKEIELIDVREPVEWDIVHIDGARLIPKDRILSGEALSELPQNRPIVLHCKTGVRSAEALAALKRAGFADATHLQGGVIAWARQIDPSLPVY; via the coding sequence GTGTCATCACCAAAGTCCCTGCCACCACTGGTCGAGCCGGCCGCGGAGCTGACCAAGGACGAGGTCGCCCGCTACAGCCGTCATCTGATCATTCCCGACCTGGGCGTCGACGGGCAGAAGCGGCTGAAGAACGCCAAGGTGCTGGTCATCGGTGCGGGCGGGCTGGGCTCCCCGGCGCTGCTGTACCTGGCCGCGGCGGGTGTCGGCACGCTCGGCATCGTCGAGTTCGATGAGGTGGACGCGTCGAACCTGCAACGCCAGATCATCCATGGCGAATCCGATATCGGCCGCCCCAAGGCCGACAGCGCGCGCGATTCGATCCTGGAGATCAACTCCGGCATCGACGTGCGGCTGCACAAGATCCGGTTGGAGCCGGACAACGCCATCGAGCTGTTCGCCGAATACGACCTCATCGTGGACGGTACCGACAACTTCGCCACCCGCTATCTGGTCAACGATGCGGCGGTGCTGGCGCACAAGCCGTACGTGTGGGGCTCGATCTACCGCTTCGAGGGCCAGGTCTCGGTCTTCTGGGAGGACGCGCCGGACGGACGCGGCATCAACTACCGCGACCTGTACCCGGAGGCCCCGCCGCCGGGCATGGTGCCCTCCTGCGCCGAGGGCGGCGTGCTGGGCGTGCTGTGCGCGTCGATCGGGTCGGTGATGGTCACCGAGGCGATCAAGCTGATCACCGGGATCGGCGAGCCGCTGCTCGGCCGTCTGATGGTCTACGACGCACTGGACATGAACTACCGGACCATCAAGCTGCGCCGCGATCCGGAACGGCAGCCGATCACCGAACTGATCGACTACGAGGCGTTCTGCGGTGTGGTCTCGGAGGAGGGGCAGGCCGCCGCGGCCGACTCCACAGTGACCGCCCGCGAGCTGAAGGAACTGCTCGACGCGGGCAAGGAGATCGAGCTCATCGACGTGCGTGAGCCGGTGGAATGGGACATCGTGCACATCGACGGCGCGAGACTGATCCCGAAGGACCGCATCCTGTCCGGTGAGGCCCTGTCCGAGCTGCCGCAGAATCGTCCGATCGTGCTGCACTGCAAGACCGGTGTCCGTTCGGCCGAGGCGCTGGCCGCGCTCAAGCGCGCCGGTTTCGCCGACGCCACCCATCTGCAGGGCGGCGTCATCGCGTGGGCCCGGCAGATCGACCCCTCGCTGCCCGTCTACTGA
- a CDS encoding DUF3152 domain-containing protein, with product MYDPLGLYDRPDRSHQPLRARWDPTAPDEGRTRERPERTAKKQSALGRFVSTYGWRAYALPVLFAVTVLVIVDAVRGGDPIVGTGNTPGLGQLSPHTRNAGIIGLPSGDGHFPADLPTGALPQGGSFAETGAGTWHMVPGSTGQIGTGTDSVFRYTVEIEDGVDTSGFGGDESVAKLIESTLANPKSWTHDPKFAFRRVDQGDAEFRISLTSRESTRKACGFEIPIDSSCYNADLGRVVLSEVRWVRGAIAFEGDIGSYRQYQINHEVGHAIGYHQHQPCETDGGLAPVMMQQTFGTKNNDIAVLEPGGVVPMDGKHCRFNPWPYPRG from the coding sequence ATCTACGACCCGCTCGGTCTGTACGACCGGCCCGATCGTTCCCATCAACCGCTGCGCGCCCGCTGGGATCCCACCGCGCCGGACGAGGGCCGCACCAGGGAGCGTCCCGAGCGCACAGCCAAGAAGCAGAGCGCCCTGGGGCGTTTCGTGTCCACCTACGGCTGGCGGGCCTACGCGTTGCCGGTGCTCTTCGCGGTCACGGTGCTGGTGATCGTGGACGCGGTGCGCGGCGGCGATCCGATCGTCGGCACTGGAAACACCCCGGGCTTAGGACAGTTGAGCCCGCACACCCGCAACGCGGGCATCATCGGCTTGCCCAGTGGCGACGGTCATTTTCCCGCGGATTTGCCGACCGGTGCGTTGCCCCAGGGTGGGAGTTTCGCCGAAACCGGTGCCGGCACTTGGCATATGGTCCCGGGTTCGACCGGGCAAATCGGCACCGGGACCGATTCGGTTTTCCGCTACACCGTCGAAATCGAGGACGGGGTGGACACTTCCGGATTCGGCGGCGACGAATCGGTGGCGAAGCTGATCGAGTCCACGCTGGCCAACCCGAAAAGCTGGACGCACGACCCCAAATTCGCGTTCCGGCGCGTCGATCAGGGCGACGCCGAATTCCGCATTTCGCTCACCTCCCGCGAATCCACCCGCAAGGCTTGTGGTTTCGAGATTCCGATCGACTCGTCCTGTTACAACGCCGATCTCGGCCGGGTGGTGCTCTCCGAGGTCCGCTGGGTGCGCGGCGCGATCGCCTTCGAGGGCGATATCGGTTCGTACCGGCAGTACCAGATCAATCACGAGGTCGGCCACGCCATCGGCTACCACCAGCACCAGCCGTGTGAGACCGACGGCGGCTTGGCCCCGGTCATGATGCAGCAGACCTTCGGCACCAAGAACAACGACATCGCCGTGCTCGAGCCCGGCGGCGTGGTCCCGATGGACGGCAAGCACTGTCGCTTCAACCCCTGGCCCTACCCTCGCGGCTGA
- a CDS encoding TetR/AcrR family transcriptional regulator yields the protein MTDLVDRMTSRRTSSEPAKRGTRLPRDERRLQLLAAASEVFVQRGYHAAGMDEISQCAGVSKPVLYQHFTSKLELYLAVLQNYVDMLVSSVRQALRSTTDNRQRVRAAVQAYFDFVDNEMQGFRLVFESDLTSEPQVQRRVEQATEACVDAVFDLVAHDSGLDPYRARILAVGLVGASQFTARYWLEADRPIPKEEAVDTTVSLAWGGLSHVPLHPID from the coding sequence ATGACTGACCTCGTGGACCGGATGACGTCCCGTAGAACGTCGTCCGAGCCCGCCAAACGCGGCACCCGGCTTCCGCGCGACGAGCGACGTCTCCAGCTACTCGCGGCGGCCAGCGAAGTCTTCGTCCAGCGCGGATACCACGCCGCCGGCATGGACGAGATCTCGCAGTGCGCGGGCGTGAGCAAGCCGGTGCTGTATCAACACTTCACCAGCAAGCTGGAGCTGTATCTGGCGGTCCTGCAGAACTACGTGGACATGCTGGTCTCCAGCGTCCGGCAGGCGCTGCGGTCGACCACCGACAACCGTCAGCGCGTCCGAGCCGCCGTACAGGCCTACTTCGATTTCGTCGACAACGAGATGCAGGGCTTCCGCCTCGTCTTCGAATCCGACCTGACCAGCGAGCCGCAGGTGCAGCGCCGGGTCGAGCAGGCCACCGAGGCCTGCGTGGACGCGGTGTTCGACCTGGTGGCCCACGACTCGGGCCTCGACCCGTACCGGGCGCGCATCCTCGCGGTCGGCCTGGTCGGAGCGAGCCAATTCACCGCGCGCTACTGGCTGGAGGCGGACCGGCCCATCCCGAAGGAAGAGGCCGTCGACACGACCGTTTCCCTGGCCTGGGGTGGTCTGTCGCACGTGCCCCTGCACCCGATCGACTGA
- a CDS encoding DUF3107 domain-containing protein translates to MEVKIGISDSPRELLIISSQTPDEVEALVAGALNGSGGVVSLTDEKGRKFLIQASKVAYVEIGTPQSGRVGFATV, encoded by the coding sequence GTGGAGGTCAAGATCGGTATTTCGGATAGCCCACGCGAGCTCTTGATCATCAGCTCGCAGACCCCGGACGAGGTCGAGGCGCTGGTGGCCGGTGCGCTGAACGGCAGTGGCGGCGTCGTGTCCCTGACCGACGAGAAGGGACGCAAGTTCCTGATCCAGGCGTCGAAGGTCGCCTACGTCGAGATCGGCACCCCGCAGAGCGGTCGCGTGGGCTTCGCCACCGTCTGA
- a CDS encoding YceI family protein, which translates to MTTSSESTTAQLKAGAWTLDTAHSSVAFTVRHLGISKVRGGFTKFETEFVVDEAGRAELGATIYLDSFDTGNPDRDAHIRTADFLDVANRPTLTFRATEPAQIAESFEVEGEATLGGVTKPVTLDVEWGGVQEFGATGDNHAGFSATGTIKRTDFGVGGALPGMLSDKVNIELEIQLVEPK; encoded by the coding sequence ATGACTACTTCTTCCGAATCGACCACCGCCCAGCTGAAGGCGGGCGCCTGGACCCTGGACACCGCGCACTCCTCGGTGGCCTTCACCGTCCGCCACCTCGGCATCTCCAAGGTGCGCGGCGGATTCACCAAGTTCGAGACCGAATTCGTGGTCGACGAGGCCGGTCGCGCCGAGCTCGGCGCCACGATCTACCTCGACTCGTTCGACACCGGCAACCCCGACCGGGACGCGCACATCCGCACCGCGGACTTCCTCGACGTGGCCAACCGCCCGACGCTGACCTTCCGCGCCACCGAGCCGGCCCAGATCGCGGAGTCCTTCGAGGTCGAGGGCGAGGCCACGCTCGGCGGCGTCACCAAGCCCGTCACCCTGGACGTGGAATGGGGCGGGGTGCAGGAGTTCGGCGCCACCGGTGACAACCACGCCGGATTCTCGGCCACCGGCACCATCAAGCGCACCGACTTCGGCGTCGGCGGCGCGCTGCCCGGCATGCTCAGCGACAAGGTCAACATCGAGCTGGAGATCCAGCTCGTCGAGCCCAAGTAG
- a CDS encoding helix-turn-helix transcriptional regulator produces the protein MARNGFAEFLIARRAELRPGDVGMPEGRRRRTPGLRREEVAVRAGVSADYLARLEQGRDTNPSVAVVDALADALLLRGNERHHFSMLALASGNESNCPGSESAEEQVADTIESILRALQPTPAFVIGRRLNVLGSNAAWAEFAAPLGLLDGDSQPNLAWYTFRHPTARTVLRNWSEAADIFTAALARAKLRWPGDDSLLKTIDALRRQPEFAARWKPHHVGARISGMLQLDHPVHGRVDVPFETLEADRDQSVIVWLVDQAQTQTQGLRLVRPAANE, from the coding sequence ATGGCACGCAACGGATTCGCGGAGTTCCTCATCGCACGCCGGGCCGAACTACGGCCCGGCGACGTCGGCATGCCGGAGGGCAGGCGGCGCCGGACCCCAGGACTGCGCCGCGAAGAGGTGGCCGTCCGGGCCGGGGTGAGCGCGGACTACCTGGCCAGGCTCGAGCAGGGCCGCGACACCAATCCGTCCGTCGCGGTGGTCGACGCGCTGGCCGACGCACTGCTGCTGCGCGGCAACGAACGCCACCACTTCAGCATGCTCGCCCTGGCCTCCGGCAACGAATCCAACTGCCCGGGCAGCGAATCCGCCGAGGAGCAGGTCGCGGACACGATCGAGTCGATTCTGCGGGCGCTGCAGCCGACGCCGGCCTTCGTGATCGGCAGGCGGTTGAACGTGCTGGGCTCCAACGCCGCCTGGGCCGAGTTCGCCGCGCCGCTCGGCCTGCTGGACGGCGACAGCCAGCCGAACCTGGCCTGGTACACCTTCCGGCATCCGACCGCGCGGACGGTACTGCGCAACTGGTCCGAGGCGGCCGATATCTTCACCGCCGCGCTCGCCCGCGCGAAACTCCGCTGGCCGGGCGATGATTCGCTGCTGAAGACGATCGACGCGCTGCGCCGCCAACCGGAGTTCGCGGCCCGCTGGAAGCCGCATCACGTGGGCGCGCGCATCTCCGGCATGCTGCAGCTGGACCACCCGGTGCACGGGCGGGTCGATGTGCCGTTCGAAACCTTGGAGGCCGACCGCGATCAGAGCGTCATCGTCTGGCTGGTCGACCAGGCCCAGACGCAGACCCAGGGCCTGCGTCTGGTTCGTCCGGCCGCGAACGAGTAG
- a CDS encoding ferritin-like fold-containing protein, whose protein sequence is MGAQSPAAPGVSSADSIPADHPGVIDLFAVLAYGEISAFYRLAEEAKLSPTLRGKVAVAKMASAEMGHFNALESALAERGVDIFDAMAPFVRALDAYHASTDPSTWLESMVKFYVGDGIAADFYTEIAGALTPEVAAVVRDVLEETSHSEFVVEEVRRAVETSRSERDRLTLWGRRLLGEAITQAQYVMAQRDELTELVLSATGDLNGIAALFERMQTSHAERMAKLGL, encoded by the coding sequence ATGGGAGCACAGTCACCTGCCGCGCCGGGTGTTTCGTCCGCAGACTCCATCCCCGCCGACCATCCCGGAGTCATCGATCTGTTCGCGGTGCTCGCCTACGGCGAGATCTCCGCGTTCTATCGGCTGGCCGAGGAAGCCAAGCTGTCGCCGACGCTGCGCGGCAAGGTCGCGGTCGCCAAGATGGCCTCCGCCGAGATGGGCCACTTCAACGCGCTGGAGTCGGCGCTGGCCGAGCGCGGCGTCGACATCTTCGACGCGATGGCCCCGTTCGTCCGGGCGCTGGACGCCTACCACGCCTCCACCGACCCATCGACCTGGCTGGAGTCGATGGTGAAGTTCTACGTCGGCGACGGCATCGCCGCCGACTTCTACACCGAGATCGCCGGGGCGCTCACGCCCGAGGTCGCGGCCGTCGTCCGGGACGTGCTGGAAGAGACCAGCCACTCCGAGTTCGTGGTGGAGGAGGTGCGTCGCGCGGTCGAGACCAGCCGCTCCGAGCGCGACCGGCTCACCCTCTGGGGCCGGCGCCTGCTGGGCGAGGCGATCACCCAGGCGCAGTACGTGATGGCCCAGCGCGACGAGCTGACCGAGCTGGTGCTCAGCGCCACCGGCGACCTCAACGGCATCGCCGCGCTGTTCGAGCGCATGCAGACCAGCCATGCCGAGCGCATGGCCAAGCTCGGTCTCTGA